One genomic segment of Brevibacillus laterosporus LMG 15441 includes these proteins:
- a CDS encoding formate/nitrite transporter family protein, with amino-acid sequence MYTDTLEIMAKNAVKKKEMLDKSIARYLLHAALAGCYVGIGIVLILTVGEPLLQAGSPLTMTLMGVSFGIALTLVIFAGSDLFTGNNMYFTIGALSGATKWKDAGKNWVWCWIGNLLGATVFCLIIVGSGVFSHASSDHMLFYLAAKKMNLPTVQLFFRGILCNWLVCLSIWTATRAKEDTAKLILIFWMLFAFITSGYEHSVANMTVLTLALMLPHPETITIAGWVHNLSIVTLGNIVGGALFVGTMYWLVSPIKTKITKGKQQEECKEMKQVAPTDSATLQAK; translated from the coding sequence TTGTATACTGATACTCTGGAAATAATGGCTAAGAACGCAGTAAAGAAAAAAGAGATGCTGGATAAAAGCATAGCCCGCTATTTACTACACGCAGCACTGGCAGGCTGTTATGTAGGGATTGGAATCGTATTAATCTTAACGGTAGGTGAGCCGTTGCTACAAGCGGGTTCCCCTCTTACGATGACATTGATGGGCGTGTCGTTTGGGATTGCTTTAACCTTGGTCATTTTTGCTGGTTCTGATTTGTTTACTGGTAATAATATGTATTTCACCATAGGAGCCTTAAGCGGGGCGACTAAATGGAAGGATGCAGGGAAGAACTGGGTATGGTGCTGGATTGGTAACCTACTCGGTGCAACTGTTTTCTGTCTGATTATTGTAGGTTCGGGTGTGTTTAGTCATGCTTCAAGCGACCATATGCTCTTTTATCTAGCAGCCAAAAAAATGAACTTACCAACTGTGCAATTATTTTTCAGAGGAATTCTTTGTAACTGGTTAGTCTGCTTGTCTATTTGGACAGCGACCCGGGCAAAGGAGGATACAGCGAAACTAATTCTGATTTTCTGGATGTTGTTTGCCTTTATTACCTCTGGCTATGAGCATAGTGTAGCCAACATGACAGTGCTAACGCTGGCGCTAATGCTTCCTCACCCAGAAACGATTACCATTGCGGGCTGGGTTCATAATCTGAGCATTGTTACACTAGGTAATATTGTCGGAGGAGCATTATTTGTAGGCACCATGTACTGGTTGGTATCGCCTATCAAAACCAAGATTACAAAAGGCAAACAACAGGAAGAATGTAAAGAAATGAAGCAGGTAGCCCCAACAGATAGCGCTACCCTGCAAGCGAAATAA
- a CDS encoding DMT family transporter: MSNSTIAYIKVSIAMSIIGSFVVVNKFILEQIPIFLASELRLLIASLILLPMFCRKERRLPTLYKKDVFVLLIQSFVGIFLFSICLLYGLQYTSAVESGIVLSCTPAVMGVIAYVFLKEKLGFAKISGILLTILGTVSINVFGIIATNSISFSSLFGNFLILCAVIGDAIFFSFGKLLSKAWSPLAISTALSIVGAILFLPLAIHDALSVDLSEISITIWLLVFYTAIVVTILAVILMNQGLKVIPASVASVFTALTPITTILLSSLVLKEDIYWYHVLGMGFVVLGIIVLTRTKEKPVGMNVVKTDEAK; encoded by the coding sequence TTGTCTAATAGCACGATAGCGTATATCAAAGTATCCATTGCCATGTCTATAATAGGGAGCTTTGTAGTAGTAAATAAATTTATTTTAGAGCAAATCCCTATTTTTTTAGCATCTGAATTAAGGCTATTGATTGCTAGCCTTATCTTACTGCCAATGTTTTGCCGAAAGGAAAGAAGACTTCCTACCTTATATAAAAAAGATGTTTTTGTTTTACTTATACAAAGCTTCGTAGGGATTTTTCTATTTAGCATTTGCTTGCTATATGGCTTGCAATATACGTCCGCTGTGGAGAGCGGGATTGTACTGAGTTGTACTCCAGCTGTAATGGGGGTCATTGCGTACGTTTTTCTTAAAGAGAAATTAGGCTTTGCCAAGATTTCAGGGATTTTGTTAACCATTTTAGGAACGGTTTCTATAAATGTATTCGGAATTATTGCTACGAATAGTATAAGCTTTAGCTCATTATTTGGGAACTTTCTCATTCTTTGTGCTGTTATAGGGGATGCTATCTTTTTTTCGTTTGGAAAACTATTATCGAAAGCTTGGTCTCCTTTAGCTATCTCAACGGCGTTAAGTATTGTAGGGGCGATTTTATTTTTACCACTAGCTATACATGATGCATTAAGCGTTGATCTTTCTGAAATATCCATAACGATTTGGCTGTTGGTTTTCTACACAGCAATTGTCGTAACAATTTTAGCTGTCATTTTAATGAATCAAGGATTAAAAGTGATACCTGCTAGTGTAGCATCCGTGTTTACTGCGTTAACACCCATTACTACGATTTTATTATCGAGTTTAGTGCTGAAGGAAGATATCTATTGGTACCATGTTTTAGGAATGGGGTTTGTAGTATTGGGAATTATTGTCCTGACCCGAACAAAAGAAAAACCAGTAGGGATGAATGTAGTCAAAACAGACGAAGCTAAATGA
- a CDS encoding carboxypeptidase M32 has translation MSTINQLAADFITFSKKIQAYNNATAVLYWDLRTKAPKKGMDARSEVISTLSTEAFKLSTSDQMEDFLQRLTEEQAYKQLDAVTQKLVEESKKDFDLNKKIPTDRYQEYVLVTSQAENLWEEAREKNDFSLFRPYLEKIVKMKLEFIDYWGAKPDKYDTLLDQYEPGMTVKQLDQIFTLLRDKTVPLVHAINESNRRPNISFMEKHFAKADQAAFNQLVLQKIGFDFQAGRLDTSTHPFCIHFGSTDVRLTTRYDEQDFRYALWSSIHEAGHGMYEQNVNAAYNGLLLSNGTSMGVHESQSRFWENMVGRSLPFWEHFYPAAQQAFPEQFADVALQDFYRAANLVEPSFIRTESDELTYNLHIMVRYEIEKGLINETIEVGELPQIWNEKMKEYLGVDVPSDDLGVLQDVHWSSGLMGYFPTYSLGNVYAAQFTHAMKKQLPNFDDLLRAGDFAPINQWLRENIHQFGKMKSPQELLQHVTGEKVNASYLVHYLETKYKDLYQL, from the coding sequence ATGAGTACGATTAATCAATTAGCTGCCGATTTTATTACTTTCTCTAAAAAAATTCAGGCGTACAACAATGCAACTGCCGTCTTATACTGGGACCTTCGCACAAAAGCACCGAAAAAAGGAATGGATGCTCGCTCTGAAGTGATTTCGACCTTATCCACTGAAGCATTCAAGCTTTCCACATCCGATCAAATGGAGGATTTCCTACAACGTCTAACTGAGGAGCAAGCCTACAAGCAATTAGATGCGGTCACTCAAAAATTAGTGGAAGAATCCAAAAAGGATTTTGACTTAAACAAAAAGATTCCTACCGACCGTTATCAGGAATATGTGCTTGTTACAAGCCAAGCTGAAAATCTTTGGGAAGAGGCTCGCGAAAAAAATGATTTTTCCCTGTTCCGTCCCTACCTAGAAAAAATCGTAAAAATGAAATTGGAATTCATTGATTACTGGGGAGCAAAGCCAGATAAATATGATACTCTGTTGGATCAATATGAACCTGGTATGACAGTAAAACAATTAGATCAAATTTTCACCTTATTGCGTGATAAAACGGTTCCTTTGGTTCATGCCATCAATGAATCAAATCGTCGCCCCAATATTAGCTTTATGGAAAAGCATTTTGCCAAAGCAGATCAAGCGGCATTTAATCAGCTCGTGCTCCAAAAAATCGGCTTTGATTTCCAAGCTGGACGCCTGGATACGAGTACCCATCCTTTCTGCATTCACTTCGGCTCCACCGATGTCCGTCTAACCACCCGATACGATGAACAGGACTTCCGTTATGCATTATGGAGCAGTATACATGAAGCAGGTCATGGTATGTATGAGCAAAATGTAAATGCGGCTTACAATGGTCTATTGCTAAGTAACGGTACTTCGATGGGCGTTCATGAATCCCAGTCTCGTTTCTGGGAGAACATGGTAGGACGAAGCTTACCTTTCTGGGAGCATTTCTATCCAGCGGCGCAACAAGCTTTCCCTGAGCAGTTTGCCGATGTAGCCTTACAAGATTTCTATCGGGCAGCCAACCTAGTGGAACCTTCCTTTATCCGTACGGAATCAGACGAACTCACCTACAATTTGCATATCATGGTCCGCTATGAAATCGAAAAGGGCTTAATCAATGAAACCATTGAAGTAGGAGAGCTACCACAAATTTGGAACGAGAAAATGAAAGAATACCTAGGCGTCGATGTACCTAGCGATGATCTTGGTGTCCTACAGGATGTTCATTGGTCAAGCGGCTTAATGGGCTACTTCCCAACATATTCCCTAGGAAATGTTTATGCCGCGCAATTTACGCATGCAATGAAAAAACAGCTTCCTAATTTTGACGATCTTTTACGTGCAGGTGATTTTGCACCGATTAACCAATGGTTACGCGAGAATATCCACCAATTCGGAAAAATGAAATCTCCTCAGGAGCTTTTGCAGCACGTTACCGGGGAAAAAGTAAATGCAAGCTATCTAGTTCATTATCTAGAAACAAAGTATAAGGATTTATATCAGCTATAG
- a CDS encoding peptide chain release factor 3, producing the protein MTQSQANWENEITRRRTFAIISHPDAGKTTMTEKLLYYGGAIREAGVVKGRKNSKHATSDWMEIEKKRGISVTSSAMDFEYKGHHINILDTPGHEDFSEDTYRTLTAADAAVMIIDVAKGVEAQTIKLFKVCRMRGIPIFTFINKLDRHGKDPFSLLEELENVLGIRSYPMNWPIGMGSDLCGVYDRMKNRVELYQDGSDHQEISSVEVSGPDDPKIKSSVGEVLYDQLQEEVSLLDIAGDEYDESLIAKGELTPVFFGSAINNFGVQTFLENFLQMAPSPSPKKSTIGEVDPLNGKFSGFIFKIQANMNPAHRDRVAFMRICSGKFQRGMNVRHVRLGKDIKLAQPMQFMAQDREIVEESFAGDVIGLFDPGIFQIGDTLCVGPAFEYEEMPHFSPEFFAKVTVKDAMKHKQFQKGVMQLTEEGTVQLFKTHPWEELILGVVGVLQFEVLEYRLKAEYGVDIELQRMSYQIARWIEGDKEAMDAVKSRSQSVTDRYGRLVMLFDSEYQLRMAQEKYPKLTFHESSLGLHRVTE; encoded by the coding sequence ATGACTCAATCACAAGCGAATTGGGAGAATGAAATTACGAGACGGCGTACATTCGCTATCATTTCCCACCCGGATGCCGGGAAAACGACAATGACTGAAAAATTATTGTATTATGGAGGCGCTATTCGAGAAGCCGGTGTGGTGAAAGGGCGTAAAAATTCGAAGCATGCTACTTCCGACTGGATGGAGATTGAGAAAAAACGTGGTATCTCAGTAACCTCCTCTGCGATGGACTTTGAATATAAAGGACACCATATTAACATTTTGGATACACCTGGTCATGAAGACTTTAGTGAAGATACGTACCGTACATTGACTGCTGCTGATGCCGCGGTCATGATCATTGACGTAGCAAAAGGGGTAGAGGCGCAGACCATTAAGCTGTTTAAGGTTTGTCGGATGCGTGGAATTCCTATTTTTACCTTTATCAACAAATTGGATCGTCACGGAAAGGACCCGTTCTCTCTTTTAGAAGAACTAGAGAATGTTTTGGGAATCCGCTCTTATCCAATGAACTGGCCAATCGGTATGGGGAGCGATCTTTGTGGTGTATACGACCGAATGAAAAATCGCGTTGAGCTGTATCAGGATGGTAGCGATCACCAGGAGATATCCTCTGTTGAGGTAAGTGGACCTGATGATCCTAAAATTAAGAGCAGCGTAGGCGAGGTTTTGTACGATCAGCTTCAGGAAGAGGTTTCATTGTTAGATATCGCTGGCGATGAATACGATGAGTCGCTGATTGCTAAAGGGGAGCTAACTCCGGTATTTTTCGGTTCGGCGATCAATAACTTCGGCGTGCAAACTTTCCTAGAAAATTTCTTGCAGATGGCACCATCACCTTCACCAAAGAAAAGTACGATCGGTGAGGTTGATCCATTAAATGGTAAATTCTCCGGTTTTATCTTTAAAATTCAGGCGAACATGAACCCAGCACATCGGGACCGTGTAGCATTTATGCGTATTTGCTCAGGTAAATTCCAAAGAGGAATGAATGTTCGTCACGTGCGGTTAGGCAAGGATATTAAATTGGCTCAACCCATGCAATTTATGGCGCAGGATCGCGAAATCGTTGAGGAGTCATTTGCTGGTGACGTGATTGGATTATTTGACCCAGGAATTTTTCAAATTGGAGATACACTCTGTGTTGGGCCTGCATTTGAATATGAGGAAATGCCTCATTTCTCTCCAGAATTCTTTGCTAAGGTGACCGTTAAAGACGCGATGAAGCACAAGCAATTTCAAAAAGGCGTCATGCAACTGACAGAAGAAGGTACTGTGCAATTGTTTAAGACCCATCCATGGGAAGAACTCATCCTTGGAGTGGTTGGTGTCTTGCAATTTGAAGTACTGGAGTATCGCTTGAAGGCAGAGTACGGCGTTGATATTGAATTACAACGCATGTCCTATCAGATTGCTCGCTGGATCGAAGGGGATAAAGAGGCGATGGATGCGGTTAAATCACGTAGCCAATCTGTTACAGATCGTTATGGTCGTCTAGTCATGCTATTTGATAGTGAATACCAATTGCGCATGGCACAGGAAAAATATCCGAAGCTTACTTTCCATGAGAGTTCACTAGGATTACACCGTGTAACGGAATAA
- a CDS encoding MFS transporter: MRRKYALWLLFVILFLASFDMHAQMPLLSPFIEELGAPALLIGLLLSAYSFTNLIGNLTAGPIIDRYSKKGFISAGLMISGILLMLHGIIDSSTQLLGIRLTYGYVMAFVSPACFAVLASSADTIDEQNKIFVQKGIILTFASILSPAVGGFLAGRFGFANSFVILGWVMLITGLIALLFLPKHSGDARRVNPEEYVFKEEVQEQKQGHQNSLSQKKTVKATLQVIFGSVGMYPAFFSAFAIMYAQGTMMYEVPLLIARQHLDPTVTGMVFSMMGIGSLLTLSIAQIQRKSPVVRCLIGLSMLSAMFYATAMNWNVSIYWMMFIVGGAFGLLFPAMTTILTSYAPRQLYGTAFSFYSAIMSAGAILSPIVAGIFDNISRSFFTGFLVLMTASVCCILFQDKKWQAVSPVRR; this comes from the coding sequence TTGCGGAGAAAGTATGCCCTTTGGTTGCTGTTTGTCATTTTGTTTTTGGCCTCGTTCGACATGCATGCACAAATGCCCCTCTTGTCACCCTTTATTGAAGAATTAGGAGCGCCTGCGTTGCTAATTGGACTTTTGTTAAGCGCGTATTCCTTCACTAACCTGATTGGCAATTTGACAGCAGGACCTATCATTGATCGTTATAGCAAAAAAGGATTTATTAGCGCAGGCTTGATGATCTCAGGAATTCTATTAATGCTGCATGGGATTATTGATAGCTCTACGCAATTGCTCGGTATTCGTTTGACCTATGGGTATGTTATGGCTTTTGTTTCTCCAGCTTGCTTTGCGGTACTCGCCTCATCTGCGGATACGATCGATGAGCAAAATAAAATATTTGTGCAAAAGGGGATTATTCTGACCTTTGCCTCTATTTTGTCACCAGCGGTCGGGGGATTTCTCGCAGGAAGGTTTGGATTTGCTAACTCCTTTGTCATTCTGGGGTGGGTAATGCTCATCACAGGGCTGATTGCATTGCTCTTTTTACCCAAGCATAGTGGTGATGCAAGGAGGGTGAATCCTGAGGAATATGTATTTAAGGAGGAGGTGCAGGAACAAAAGCAGGGCCACCAAAACAGCCTGAGTCAAAAGAAAACGGTAAAAGCAACGCTACAGGTGATATTCGGAAGCGTCGGGATGTATCCCGCTTTCTTTTCTGCCTTTGCTATCATGTATGCGCAAGGGACTATGATGTATGAAGTACCGCTATTAATTGCACGTCAGCATTTAGATCCTACTGTCACTGGAATGGTTTTTAGCATGATGGGAATAGGCTCATTGCTTACATTGAGCATAGCGCAGATTCAACGTAAATCGCCTGTGGTTCGCTGCTTAATTGGCCTATCTATGTTGAGTGCCATGTTTTATGCGACAGCAATGAATTGGAATGTCTCGATTTACTGGATGATGTTTATAGTGGGGGGAGCCTTTGGTCTGTTATTTCCTGCAATGACAACCATTTTAACCTCTTATGCTCCACGTCAGCTCTACGGAACCGCATTTAGCTTTTACTCTGCTATTATGTCTGCTGGAGCTATATTAAGTCCGATAGTGGCGGGAATATTTGATAATATCAGTCGCTCATTTTTTACTGGATTTCTCGTGCTGATGACGGCTAGTGTGTGTTGCATCCTGTTTCAGGATAAAAAGTGGCAAG